A region of Toxorhynchites rutilus septentrionalis strain SRP chromosome 1, ASM2978413v1, whole genome shotgun sequence DNA encodes the following proteins:
- the LOC129761429 gene encoding uncharacterized protein LOC129761429 — protein sequence MKLMCSKSRILPKKKGKTKSITTPRAELLAALLLSREVTKVIKSVDVSFDHVILWSDSQIVLCWIRKPPAVLQLYVSNRVTEIQKLTNKFHWRYIPTNDNPADLISRDVLSEDVVLVAQPPPLHDEDLPEVRTCLALNTSPRRLDIFNRIGTFSRLQRSMSLVVRFAHCVISGRKVLKKGPPTVNEFDQALKLIVHFVQEEAFQPELCALKEGSTHRLRNLNPFVDPIDGTLRVGDRVKKAFIPYDSRHQMLLPAKHPVTELLIRHEHQNNLHAGQRTLLAIVRQRFWPLQVKNTIRKVIRQCIICFRANPLKTTQLMGDLPSYRVQPSPAFFHTGVDYAGPFSIKSLTQARKPMITKGYVCLFVCLSTRAIHLELVSSLTTDAFIATLRRFTGRRGPVSKIFSDNATNFVGAEAELERLSKLFAAEQHVKQLTEFCRSQSITWSFIHPRSPHFGGIWESGVRSVKYHLKRVVGNQQLTFEEMSTVLVQIESVLNSRPLTPCSDDPNDLTAVTPAHFLVGRQMQSIPEPSYPNLKLSTLSRWQLVQVILQHFWKRWLAEYLPEMQKRQKWFKITKIQPGALVLINDPSQFFVSQDPAVILLLKH from the exons ATGAAACTCATGTGCAGTAAGTCAAGGATTCTACCAAAAAAGAAGGGAAAGACAAAGTCGATTACAACGCCGAGAGCCGAGCTCCTCGCTGCTCTGCTCTTATCTCGAGAAGTGACTAAGGTAATTAAATCAGTTGACGTCAGCTTCGACCATGTGATACTATGGAGCGATTCACAAATAGTGCTTTGTTGGATTCGCAAACCACCGGCAGTCCTGCAGTTGTACGTTTCGAATAGGGTGACCGAGATACAGAAACTTACCAACAAGTTCCATTGGCGATATATTCCTACGAACGATAACCCCGCCGACCTAATATCGAGAG ATGTGCTGAGTGAAGACGTTGTGCTGGTTGCACAGCCGCCTCCACTACATGATGAAGACCTTCCGGAAGTACGAACATGTCTTGCGCTTAACACATCACCAAGAAGATTGGATATATTCAACCGAATCGGCACGTTCAGTCGGTTACAGCGAAGTATGAGCCTGGTGGTTCGATTTGCACACTGTGTTATCTCCGGAAGAAAGGTGTTGAAGAAAGGTCCACCGACAGTCAATGAATTTGATCAAGCATTAAAACTGATAGTGCACTTCGTGCAAGAGGAAGCGTTCCAGCCGGAATTGTGCGCATTAAAGGAGGGCAGTACACATCGCCTACGAAATCTGAACCCGTTTGTTGATCCAATCGACGGAACTCTGCGAGTTGGTGACCGTGTGAAGAAGGCCTTTATTCCATACGATAGTCGCCATCAAATGTTGCTACCAGCGAAACATCCTGTGACTGAACTACTGATCCGTCATGAACACCAGAACAACCTCCACGCAGGGCAAAGGACTTTGCTTGCAATTGTGCGCCAACGGTTTTGGCCATTACAGGTGAAGAACACTATACGAAAAGTAATAAGACAGTGTATCATATGCTTCCGAGCAAACCCGTTAAAGACAACGCAATTGATGGGTGATCTTCCATCGTATCGAGTGCAACCATCACCCGCTTTCTTCCACACTGGCGTGGATTATGCCGGTCCATTTTCAATTAAATCACTAACCCAAGCACGTAAGCCGATGATTACTAAAGGATACGTATGTCTTTTTGTATGCCTTAGTACACGTGCCATCCATCTCGAGCTTGTATCGAGTCTGACCACCGATGCCTTTATCGCGACTTTAAGGCGCTTCACGGGACGACGAGGACCCGTCAGTAAGATTTTCTCAGACAACGCGACGAACTTTGTCGGTGCTGAAGCCGAGTTAGAGCGTTTGAGTAAACTATTTGCAGCAGAACAGCACGTCAAGCAGCTGACAGAGTTTTGTCGAAGTCAATCGATTACCTGGAGCTTCATTCACCCGAGAAGTCCCCATTTTGGTGGGATTTGGGAATCTGGTGTAAGATCAGTCAAATACCATCTGAAAAGAGTGGTTGGCAATCAACAACTGACTTTCGAGGAGATGAGCACAGTGTTGGTTCAGATCGAGTCGGTACTCAATTCACGTCCGCTAACACCATGCTCTGATGATCCCAACGATTTAACTGCCGTAACACCTGCACATTTTCTAGTTGGGCGCCAGATGCAGTCCATCCCTGAACCGTCGTACCCCAATCTGAAACTTTCAACACTGTCACGGTGGCAATTAGTGCAGGTCATCCTACAACACTTTTGGAAAAGATGGCTCGCCGAGTATTTGCCAGAGATGCAGAAACGCCAGAAGTGGTTTAAAATCACCAAAATTCAACCAGGAGCTCTAGTACTAATCAACGACCCcagtcaatttttc
- the LOC129761430 gene encoding uncharacterized protein LOC129761430 yields MLPPDPPAGGNTIAPVAPVLVPQHFIPPLAVPLPTFDGTYKAWYSFKSMFQNVMARYATETPAIKLYQLRNALVGKAAGVIDQDIINNGDYEAAWAILTDRFEDKRLIIDKHIEAIFSLPKLAKDNSIELRQLVDACVKNVQALENLELEVDGLGEQMLINQLASKMDRDTRKVWETRQDPGELPSYMYTIEFLKQRCRIMENVETNSAKVEIPKPVRPVNKSKTLVTTNELQCTMCNNTHELYKCDEFKKKNISEKYNLLRRSGSCFNCLGKGHRTTDCATSSTCRKCNKRHHTLLHPVETKAEQVVNPTPTTKSAGESDSRSESTTDNVTSVETKHKNQNVVLCVSSDLQNKQTLLTTAVVLVYDYGSNLHPCRTLIDSCSQNHFVTERFAMQPALKKHRVDYQVSGLNGGITRIHNVVRATVKSRVTSFSTELELLIAPKITTDMPARSFDVTNWNLPTHVELADPNFNKRGRIDMLLGAEIFWDLIKTERIILAENLPSLRNTELG; encoded by the coding sequence ATGCTGCCCCCGGATCCTCCTGCTGGTGGAAATACTATTGCACCTGTAGCTCCTGTGCTCGTCCCTCAGCATTTCATTCCTCCATTGGCCGTTCCGCTACCTACCTTCGATGGGACGTACAAAGCTTGGTACTCCTTTAAGTCCATGTTCCAAAACGTAATGGCACGATACGCAACGGAAACACCTGCAATCAAACTATATCAGCTCCGGAACGCTTTGGTTGGAAAGGCAGCTGGAGTAATCGATCAAGATATCATCAATAACGGTGATTATGAAGCTGCTTGGGCTATTCTAACTGACCGATTTGAAGACAAGCGATTGATTATCGACAAACACATCGAGGCCATCTTTTCTCTGCCGAAACTTGCAAAAGATAATTCGATTGAACTGCGGCAACTTGTCGACGCCTGTGTGAAAAACGTTCAGGCACTCGAAAATCTGGAACTCGAAGTCGATGGTTTGGGTGAGCAAATGCTCATTAATCAGCTAGCATCGAAGATGGATCGAGACACACGTAAAGTGTGGGAAACAAGGCAGGACCCGGGGGAGCTTCCATCATATATGTATACAATTGAGTTCCTTAAGCAACGCTGCAGAATCATGGAAAACGTGGAAACGAACAGTGCTAAAGTAGAGATCCCGAAGCCGGTACGACCGGTGAACAAATCGAAGACTCTAGTGACTACAAATGAACTACAGTGTACAATGTGTAACAATACACACGAACTCTATAAGTGTGATGAATTTAAAAAGAAGAATATTAGTGAGAAATATAATCTGCTTCGAAGGTCTGGCTCCTGTTTCAATTGCCTTGGAAAGGGGCATCGTACAACTGATTGCGCAACCTCGAGTACGTGCCGAAAATGCAACAAAAGACACCATACGTTGCTGCATCCGGTGGAAACCAAAGCAGAACAAGTAGTGAACCCGACACCCACGACGAAGTCAGCAGGAGAAAGCGATTCCCGCTCTGAATCGACAACGGACAACGTCACTTCCGTTGAAACGAAGCACAAGAATCAAAACGTGGTTCTTTGTGTGTCATCAGATCTTCAAAATAAGCAGACTCTTCTAACTACCGCTGTGGTACTCGTATATGACTACGGTAGTAATCTCCATCCGTGCAGAACGCTTATCGACTCATGCTCCCAGAACCACTTTGTGACTGAACGATTTGCCATGCAGCCGGCGCTCAAGAAGCACCGTGTCGACTATCAAGTCAGCGGATTGAATGGAGGCATTACACGAATCCACAACGTAGTGCGTGCTACAGTGAAGTCTCGCGTCACCAGCTTTTCGACCGAGCTTGAACTATTGATAGCTCCAAAGATCACAACTGATATGCCAGCGAGATCGTTTGACGTGACGAACTGGAACCTTCCAACCCACGTTGAGCTCGCAGACCCCAACTTCAACAAGCGGGGTCGAATTGACATGCTGCTGGGAGCAGAAATCTTCTGGGATCTTATTAAGACAGAACGAATCATCCTTGCGGAGAATTTACCTTCGCTTAGAAACACCGAACTAGGATGA